CGAGCCCGACTCGGTGCGCGCGCTCATCGCCGCCGCCTACACCGGGCACCCCGACGGCGCCGACATCGTCGCCCTGGAGACCGGGAGGATGCCGCTGGAGGACTTC
The sequence above is a segment of the Candidatus Dormiibacterota bacterium genome. Coding sequences within it:
- a CDS encoding HAD family phosphatase, yielding MAAERPRGLLLDYAGVLTVPIGEALAAVCASEGIEPDSVRALIAAAYTGHPDGADIVALETGRMPLEDF